A genome region from Cucurbita pepo subsp. pepo cultivar mu-cu-16 chromosome LG02, ASM280686v2, whole genome shotgun sequence includes the following:
- the LOC111788100 gene encoding uncharacterized protein LOC111788100: MRKACACCFTSRSPNINHQNPNSDKPSQSAVVTMETNQKNNANDVSGAVEENSPKPSPPRAANILLNHDFSMGLQHWHPNCCNATLAESNYEEEASINSRVKYAVVTDRNECWQGLEQEITNKISPGITYSVSANVGVSGSLHGSADVLATLKLVHGDAATSYLCIGRTSVSKEKWEKLEGTFSLPTMPDRVVFYLEGPSPGIDLLIRSVEITCAGPNELEAGSANADDENIILNPRFDDNLNNWSGRGCKIVLHDSMGNGKVLPQSGKYFASATERTQSWNGIQQDITARVQRKLAYDVAAVVRVFGNNITTTDVRATLWVQTPNSREQYIGIANVKATDKDWIQLQGKFLLNASPSKVVIYIEGPPSGVDILIDSFVVKHAQKIPPSPPPIVENPAYGVNIIENSNLSNGTNGWFPLGSCTLSVGTGSPHIVPPMARDSLGPSEPLSGRYILVTNRSQTWMGPAQMITDKVKLFLTYQVSAWVKIGSGATGPQNVNVALGVDNQWVNGGQVEISDARWHEIGGSFRIEKQAAKIMVYIQGPSPNVDLMVAGLQIFPVDHHARLRYLRSQTDKVRRRDITLKFSGSSSSGSFIKVRQMQNSFPFGTCISRSNIDNEDFVKFFVKNFNWAVFGNELKWYWTESQQGKLNYMDADELLDLCKSHNIETRGHCIFWEVQDTVQQWVQSLNKNDMMAAVQNRLTGLLTRYKGKFKHYDVNNEMLHGSFYQDHLGKDIRADMFKNANKLDPSALLFVNDYHVEDGCDTRSSPEKYIQQILQLQEQGAPVGGVGIQGHIDSPVGPVVSSALDKMGILGLPVWFTELDVSSINEHIRANDLEVMLREAFAHPAVEGIMLWGFWELFMSRDNSHLVNAEGDINEAGKRYLSLKHEWLSHASGQMDEKNEFKFRGFQGTYNVQIVNGSSKKITKTFVVEKGDAPVVISIDL, translated from the exons ATGAGGAAGGCATGTGCCTGCTGCTTCACAAGCCGATCTCCCAACATCAATCATCAGAATCCCAACAGTGACAAGCCTTCTCAG AGTGCTGTTGTGACCATGGAAACCAACCAGAAGAACAATGCCAATGATGTTTCAGGG GCCGTGGAAGAGAACTCGCCCAAACCAAGTCCTCCACGTGCTGCTAATATCTTACTGAACCATGACTTCTCAATGGGACTGCAACATTGGCACCCCAATTGCTGTAATGCAACTTTGGCCGAGTCAAATTATGAGGAGGAAGCATCCATCAATTCACGTGTTAAGTATGCTGTTGTGACGGATCGGAATGAATGCTGGCAGGGACTGGAACAGGAAATCACCAACAAGATTTCCCCAGGTATTACTTATTCAGTTTCAGCAAATGTTGGAGTGTCAGGATCTCTTCATGGATCTGCTGATGTCCTAGCAACTTTAAAGCTAGTACATGGAGATGCTGCTACTAGCTATTTGTGCATTGGAAG AACTTCTGTGTCGAAAGAGAAGTGGGAGAAGTTGGAAGGGACATTCTCCCTTCCGACCATGCCAGACCGTGTTGTATTCTATCTGGAAGGGCCTTCTCCAGGTATTGATTTGCTCATACGGTCAGTCGAGATTACCTGTGCTGGTCCAAATGAATTGGAG GCTGGAAGTGCCAATGCTGACGATGAGAATATTATTCTAAACCCAAGATTTGATGATAACCTCAACAATTGGTCTGGAAGAGGATGCAAAATTGTTCTGCACGATTCAATGGGAAATGGAAAAGTTCTTCCACAGTCTGGTAAGTATTTTGCCTCTGCAACTGAGCGCACACAGAGCTGGAACGGGATTCAGCAGGACATCACAGCAAGGGTGCAGCGAAAGCTTGCCTATGATGTGGCTGCTGTTGTTCGTGTATTTGGCAACAATATCACCACTACTGATGTACGGGCTACTTTATGGGTGCAAACACCAAATTCTCGTGAACAATACATCGGAATTGCCAA TGTGAAGGCAACAGATAAGGACTGGATACAATTACAGGgaaagtttcttttaaatgCTTCCCCATCAAAGGTTGTCATCTATATTGAAGGTCCACCTTCAGGAGTTGATATTCTCATTGATAGTTTTGTTGTCAAGCATGCACAAAAGATTCCTCCTTCACCTCCACCAATTGTTGAG AATCCAGCCTATGGAGTCAACATAATCGAGAACAGCAATCTAAGTAATGGCACCAATGGATGGTTTCCCCTTGGAAGTTGTACACTAAGTGTTGGAACAGGGTCGCCTCATATCGTTCCTCCTATGGCCCGAGACTCCCTTGGCCCTTCTGAACCTCTTAGTGGCCGGTACATCCTCGTGACAAATCGCTCGCAGACTTGGATGGGTCCTGCTCAGATGATAACTGATAAGGTGAAACTCTTTCTAACATACCAAGTGTCTGCTTGGGTAAAGATTGGCTCCGGGGCAACTGGTCCACAAAATGTCAATGTTGCACTTGGAGTGGATAACCAATGGGTCAATGGAGGGCAAGTCGAGATCAGTGATGCTCGATGGCATGAAATTGGGGGTTCCTTTAGGATTGAGAAGCAAGCAGCAAAGATTATGGTTTACATACAAGGTCCTTCTCCAAATGTCGACTTAATGGTCGCGGGACTTCAAATTTTCCCTGTTGACCACCATGCAAGGTTAAGATATTTGAGGTCACAGACAGATAAG GTCCGCAGGCGTGACATCACCCTCAAGTTCTCAGGATCTAGCTCAAGTGGCTCGTTTATAAAAGTCAGACAAATGCAGAACAGTTTCCCTTTTGGGACTTGTATTAGTAGATCAAACATTGACAACGAAGATTTTGTCAAATTCTTCGTGAAGAATTTTAACTGGGCTGTGTTTGGAAATGAGCTCAAGTGGTATTGGACAGAGTCGCAGCAAggaaaattaaactatatgGACGCGGATGAGTTACTGGATTTATGCAAGAGCCACAACATAGAGACCCGTGGTCACTGCATCTTCTGGGAAGTGCAGGACACCGTACAACAATGGGTTCAATCCTTGAACAAGAATGATATGATGGCTGCTGTTCAAAACCGCCTTACAGGACTATTGACACGCTACAAGGGAAAGTTCAAGCACTATGATGTCAACAATGAGATGTTGCACGGATCATTCTATCAAGATCATCTCGGCAAAGACATTCGAGCGGACATGTTCAAGAACGCTAACAAACTCGATCCATCAGCTCTCCTATTCGTGAATGACTATCACGTCGAGGATGGATGTGACACCAGATCTTCTCCAGAGAAGTACATCCAGCAAATTCTTCAACTGCAAGAGCAAGGCGCTCCAGTGGGAGGAGTTGGGATCCAAGGGCATATCGATAGTCCAGTGGGACCAGTTGTTAGTTCTGCTTTAGACAAAATGGGAATTCTTGGCCTTCCAGTCTGGTTCACAGAACTCGACGTGTCGTCCATCAATGAACACATTAGAGCCAATGATTTGGAAGTGATGCTTCGAGAAGCTTTTGCTCATCCTGCAGTAGAAGGTATAATGCTATGGGGATTCTGGGAGCTGTTCATGAGCCGGGACAATTCTCATTTAGTGAATGCAGAAGGCGACATCAACGAAGCTGGCAAACGATACCTTTCTCTGAAACACGAATGGCTTTCTCATGCAAGTGGACAGATggatgagaaaaatgaatTCAAATTTCGAGGGTTTCAGGGAACATACAACGTGCAGATTGTTAATGGCAGCTCTAAGAAGATCACAAAGACATTTGTGGTGGAAAAGGGGGATGCACCTGTGGTGATATCTATAGATCTGTGA
- the LOC111788261 gene encoding transcription factor MYB36-like, with the protein MGRAPCCDKANVKKGPWSPEEDAKLKSYIEQHSTGGNWIALPQKIGLKRCGKSCRLRWLNYLRPNIKHGDFSEEEDRIICSLYISIGSRWSIIAAQLPGRTDNDIKNYWNTRLKKKLFGKQQLVRRGRKIKSEIGNSMAIAFDNHLYNNQSPFLPELTSALNSPPPPPPCANHQSLQFASNSQQLFGHTPGGDLSRTDSFQFGTDGVPGLPIPSRHVGELEKVVYSNTASFDNGNGLMNELDWGEMSSLISAPLYPSMAHDLMMGSSFLGQQKQ; encoded by the exons ATGGGAAGAGCTCCTTGCTGTGATAAAGCCAACGTGAAGAAGGGCCCGTGGTCGCCCGAGGAAGACGCAAAACTCAAATCCTATATCGAGCAGCATAGTACCGGAGGAAACTGGATCGCCCTACCTCAAAAAATTG GTCTTAAGCGATGCGGGAAAAGCTGCCGACTCCGGTGGTTGAACTACCTTCGACCAAATATCAAACATGGGGATTtctcagaagaagaagatcgaaTAATTTGTAGCCTTTATATTAGCATTGGAAGCag GTGGTCGATTATTGCAGCTCAATTACCGGGAAGAACAGATAATGATATAAAGAACTATTGGAACAcgaggttgaagaagaaattattTGGCAAGCAACAACTTgtgagaagaggaagaaaaatcaaatccGAAATTGGAAATTCCATGGCTATTGCTTTTGACAACCATCTTTATAATAACCAATCGCCTTTCTTGCCGGAGTTAACATCGGCGCTCAATtccccgccgccgccgccgccgtgcGCAAATCACCAATCGCTTCAATTCGCTTCTAATTCTCAGCAACTCTTCGGCCACACCCCCGGCGGCGATTTGAGCAGAACAGACAGTTTCCAATTTGGAACAGACGGGGTCCCGGGTCTACCAATCCCAAGCCGCCACGTAGGTGAATTGGAGAAGGTCGTGTATAGCAATACGGCGTCGTTTGATAATGGTAATGGCTTGATGAACGAGTTGGATTGGGGGGAAATGAGTTCTTTGATTTCTGCTCCTTTATATCCTTCAATGGCTCATGATTTGATGATGGGTTCTTCTTTTTTAGGGCAGCAAAAACAATAG
- the LOC111788213 gene encoding homeobox protein knotted-1-like 2, whose protein sequence is MEDYNNHLNENSNPRGNFLYASANSSSGNYGRSSNPTAQMAAHTFHLQQGADCFQPEQSHPIVKSEASSSHHQLLKFHYSLGQPPPPTTTTCRPDDDGGVDVEAIKAKIMAHPQYSSLLEAYMECQKVGAPPQVVEQLVAARQEFEARQRSSMVSGDSTKDPELDQFMEAYYDMLVKYREELTRPVQEAMDFMRRIESQLSSLCNGPVRIFNSDEKCEGIGSSEEEQENSGGETELPEIDPRAEDRELKNHLLRKYSGFLSSLKQELSKKKKKGKLPKDARQKLLNWWELHYKWPYPSETEKVALAESTGLDQKQINNWFINQRKRHWKPSEDMQFMVMDGLHPSNAALYLDGHYMTDGHYRLGP, encoded by the exons ATGGAGGATTATAATAATCATCTAAACGAGAACTCAAATCCGAGAGGCAATTTCTTGTACGCATCAGCAAATTCTTCATCGGGTAATTATGGCAGATCAAGCAATCCGACGGCTCAGATGGCTGCTCACACGTTTCATCTTCAACAAGGAGCTGATTGTTTTCAACCCGAGCAATCGCACCCGATTGTCAAGTCGGAAGCTAGTAGTTCCCACCACCAGCTCCTCAAATTCCACTACTCTTTAGGAcagccgccgccgccgacgACGACAACATGTCGGCCTGATGATGACGGCGGCGTTGATGTTGAAGCCATTAAAGCCAAAATCATGGCTCATCCACAATATTCCAGCCTCCTTGAAGCCTACATGGAATGTCAGAAG GTGGGTGCTCCGCCGCAAGTGGTGGAGCAGCTGGTGGCTGCCCGGCAAGAATTTGAAGCACGGCAGCGATCTTCCATGGTTTCTGGAGATTCCACGAAGGATCCAGAACTTGATCAATTCATG GAAGCTTATTACGACATGTTGGTGAAATACCGAGAGGAACTTACAAGGCCAGTTCAAGAAGCCATGGATTTCATGCGCAGGATCGAATCTCAGCTCAGTTCTCTCTGTAATGGCCCAGTTCGGATCTTCAATTCCG ATGAGAAGTGTGAAGGTATCGGATCGTCAGAGGAGGAACAAGAGAATAGCGGGGGAGAAACCGAGCTACCGGAGATCGACCCGCGAGCGGAAGACAGGGAATTGAAGAACCACCTACTGAGGAAGTATAGTGGTTTCCTGAGCAGTTTAAAGCAAGAACTGtctaagaaaaagaagaaagggaagCTCCCAAAAGATGCAAGGCAGAAGCTTCTTAATTGGTGGGAGTTGCATTACAAATGGCCATATCCTTCA GAGACAGAGAAGGTAGCATTGGCTGAATCCACTGGATTGGATCAGAAGcaaataaacaattggttcaTAAACCAAAGGAAGAGACACTGGAAACCTTCTGAAGATATGCAGTTCATGGTGATGGATGGCCTTCATCCTTCCAATGCAGCGCTCTACCTCGACGGTCATTACATGACCGATGGCCATTATCGACTCGGACCGTGA